In the genome of Nycticebus coucang isolate mNycCou1 chromosome 12, mNycCou1.pri, whole genome shotgun sequence, one region contains:
- the LUC7L gene encoding putative RNA-binding protein Luc7-like 1 isoform X2, with protein MDLGECTKIHDLALRADYEIASKERDLFFELDAMDHLESFIAECDRRTELAKKRLAETQEEISAEVSAKAEKVHELNEEIGKLLAKAEQLGAEGNVDESQKILMEVEKVRAKKKEAEEEYRNSMPASSFQQQKLRVCEVCSAYLGLHDNDRRLADHFGGKLHLGFIQIREKLDQLRKTVAEKQEKRNQDRLRRREEREREERLSRRSGSRTRDRRRSRSRDRRRRRSRSTSRERRKSSRSRSRDRHRRHRSRSRSHSRGHRRASRDRSAKYKFSRERVAREEPWECGRSERGSIDWRLESSNGKAASQKSEEKEAGEI; from the exons ATGGATTTAGGAGAATGTACCAAAATCCACGACTTGGCCCTCCGAGCAGATTATGAGATTGCAAGTAAAGAAAGAGACCTGTTTTTTGAATTGGAT GCAATGGATCACTTGGAGTCCTTTATCGCAGAATGTGATCGGAGAACTGAGCTTGCCAAGAAACGGCTGGCGGAAACACAGGAGGAGATCAGTGCAGAAGTTTCTGCAAAG GCAGAAAAAGTACATGAGTTGAatgaagaaataggaaaactCCTTGCTAAAGCTGAGCAGCTAGGTGCTGAAGGAAATGTGGATGAATCCCAGAAGATTCTTATGGAAGTGGAGAAAGTTcgtgcaaagaaaaaagaagctgag GAAGAATACAGAAATTCCATGCCTGCATCCAGTTTTCAACAGCAAAAGCTGCGTGTCTGTGAGGTGTGTTCAGCCTACCTTGGTCTCCATGATAATGACCGACGTCTGGCAGACCACTTCGGGGGCAAGTTACACTTGGGGTTCATTCAGATCCGAGAAAAGCTTGATCAGTTGAGG aaaacTGTGGCTGAAAAGCAAGAGAAGAGAAATCAGGATCGcttgaggaggagagaggagagggaacgGGAAGAGCGGCTGAGTAGGAG gtCTGGATCAAGAACCAGAGATCGCAGGAG GTCACGCTCCCGGGACCGGCGTCGGAGGCGGTCAAGGTCTACATCCCGGGAGCGACGGAAGTCTTCCCGGTCCCGGTCCCGAGACAGACACCGGCGCCACCGTAGCCGTTCCCGGAGTCACAGCCGGGGACACCGCCGGGCTTCCCGGGACCGGAGTGCGAAATACAA GTTCTCCAGAGAGCGGGTAGCAAGAGAGGAGCCCTGGGAGTGTGGGCGGAGCGAGCGTGGGTCCATTGACTGGAGGCTTGAGAGCTCCAACGGGAAGGCGGCTTCACAGAAGTCAGAGGAGAAGGAGGCCGGCGAGATCTGA